In one Alnus glutinosa chromosome 12, dhAlnGlut1.1, whole genome shotgun sequence genomic region, the following are encoded:
- the LOC133851513 gene encoding mitogen-activated protein kinase homolog NTF3-like — MATVVEPPNGIRQRGKHYYSMWQTLFEIDTKYVPIKPIGRGAYGVVCSSINRESNDKVAIKKINNVFENRIDALRTLRELKLLRHIRHENVIALKDVMMPIHRTSFKDVYLVYELMDTDLHQIIKSSQPLSNDHCKYFLFQLLRGLKYLHSANILHRDLKPGNLLVNANCDLKICDFGLARTSGGNGQFMTEYVVTRWYRAPELLLCCDNYGTSIDIWSVGCIFAEILGRKPIFPGTECLNQLKLIINVLGSQQEADLEFIDNSKARKYIKSLPYSRGTRFSRLYPQADPLAIDLLQRMLVFDPTKRITVTEALQHPYMSGLFDPRSNPPAQVPINLDIDESLGEQMIREMMWNEMLLYHPEAASAHA, encoded by the exons ATGGCGACTGTTGTGGAGCCTCCGAATGGAATTAGGCAAAGAGGGAAGCATTACTATTCAATGTGGCAAACGTTGTTTGAGATCGATACCAAGTACGTGCCGATCAAGCCCATAGGTAGAGGGGCATATGGGGTAGTGTGCTCTTCCATCAATAGGGAAAGCAATGACAAAGTTGCGATCAAGAAGATCAACAACGTGTTTGAGAACCGCATCGATGCGCTGAGAACGCTGAGGGAGCTGAAGCTTCTTAGGCATATTCGGCACGAGAATGTGATCGCTTTGAAGGATGTTATGATGCCGATCCATCGGACGAGTTTCAAGGACGTGTACTTGGTTTACGAACTTATGGACACGGATCTTCATCAGATTATTAAGTCATCGCAACCGCTTTCGAATGATCATtgcaaatattttctttttcag TTGCTTCGAGGGCTGAAGTATCTTCATTCAGCAAACATCCTTCACCGGGACTTGAAGCCTGGGAACCTCCTCGTCAATGCTAATTGTGACttgaaaatatgtgattttgGGCTGGCACGAACCAGTGGAGGCAATGGTCAGTTCATGACAGAGTATGTTGTCACTCGCTGGTACCGTGCACCAGAGCTCCTCTTGTGCTGTGACAATTACGGAACCTCCATTGACATCTGGTCTGTAGGATGCATCTTTGCTGAAATTCTTGGTCGGAAACCAATCTTCCCTGGAACAGAGTGCCTCAACCAGCTGAAACTGATTATCAATGTTCTTGGCAGCCAGCAAGAAGCCGATCTTGAGTTCATTGACAATTCAAAGGCCAGGAAGTACATAAAATCACTGCCTTATTCAAGGGGGACACGATTTTCCCGTTTGTACCCGCAGGCTGATCCTTTAGCCATAGACCTGTTGCAAAGGATGCTTGTGTTTGATCCAACTAAGAGAATTACTGTCACTGAAGCGCTCCAACACCCTTACATGTCAGGGCTGTTTGATCCAAGAAGCAATCCTCCTGCCCAGGTCCCAATTAATCTCGACATAGATGAAAGTTTGGGGGAACAGATGATTAGGGAGATGATGTGGAACGAGATGCTGCTTTACCATCCTGAAGCTGCTTCTGCCCATGCATAG
- the LOC133852044 gene encoding bZIP transcription factor 11-like: protein MASSSGASSGSSAIKNSGSEGDLQHVVVVDQRKRKRMLSNRESARRSRMRKQNHLDDLTAQARQLAKENNQILTSMNMASQLYLNIEAENSILRAQMAELSQRLESLNGIINYMNSTNSVVFQTEEYTQSQTHEYDSFMNPWSSSLYLNHPIMASTDAFMY from the coding sequence ATGGCTTCTTCTAGCGGAGCTTCTTCAGGGTCGAGCGCGATTAAGAACTCAGGGTCTGAAGGCGATCTTCAGCATGTTGTGGTTGTGGATCAAAGAAAGCGTAAAAGAATGCTGTCCAATCGTGAATCGGCACGTAGATCACGGATGCGCAAACAGAATCACCTGGATGATCTGACGGCCCAAGCGCGTCAGCTCGCAAAGGAGAACAACCAAATCCTCACAAGCATGAACATGGCCTCTCAGCTCTACTTGAATATTGAGGCTGAAAACTCCATTCTCAGAGCTCAGATGGCTGAGCTCAGCCAGAGGTTAGAGTCTCTCAATGGGATCATCAATTACATGAACTCCACAAACAGTGTCGTTTTTCAGACCGAGGAGTACACTCAGAGTCAGACCCATGAATATGATAGCTTCATGAATCCATGGAGTTCTTCTCTCTATCTGAACCACCCCATAATGGCTTCGACCGACGCGTTTATGTACTAG
- the LOC133851149 gene encoding uncharacterized protein LOC133851149 — translation MSTENPRKWRFTWEAQSHVPILRVFIFDSCTRPLVQFQNLKVHLNPSQSLVLVSWFEDLEVSLRVPTPRVLVDPESPVSFRAFDDHIEVKLVLLLPVDHPIVSNFDSVLNLSEGRENAVFDALKPLEMDSDLKSLSSSGGVHFYCKSCSFELTKSPLRAPLKSFAMSEPPSSSSTTLSIENFSSPFYLHHGDSPGSLLVSQPLNGDNYLTWKRFMMLALMAKNKFCFVDGTLPKPSSTDPTLHAWVRCNNMVLSWILNSVSKEIANSVIFLNTAADMWEDLKERFSQSNGLRVFQLQKAISTLTQGNHSVSSYYTHLKGLWDELSNIRPIPNCSCGGLKVFLGFHHQEYVFHFLMGLNESFSRIRGQILLIDPMPSINKVFSLVLQEERQREVAFSHSLPTDTAALMSKADSNPQNQFSRLASFRKEHPTCTHCGLVGHVVDKCCKLHGYPPKSNKGKITNHSAHQVQESSQESAQLSITQEQCKQLLALLKLQLPQESSSVNPSRHFVEMPSVDWREVADNWFGTCCCSFGGVSEKLVTGYAKSYTCAEGICQLSSTTVTLCKDDLVEWKSCDQVGCQRSDSGPDVKGDNGFGEGSLDSRSQCGGGITCDDPREETQASDGGKFMHSKNGDIAGKFRCGVNEEETNDDASFCLLPESDLSKDQASAPGCCNHEKSLVLNHVDEDHTHHVSETKEIKGNQKCLLNGFLGNIFMVRSFNRSVDVEWIEYVCPQCSSLLGAYPYGNGYAPVDSGVRLFKCYISTCTPVGGSGDLFRKYTLERMFTNQLLESAKDESSYRTVVKDVKTKSPLLQIVLLNPNSWSCAGYCVEAEGHTGPVSNMYLHPVIKVLYSDCSNSTESQSRMVEDWETKNLADEVFMLTGQIKELIKSLVSRKDVLPASYSCLQGLSLSSMRR, via the exons ATGTCCACCGAAAACCCTAGGAAATGGCGGTTCACATGGGAAGCCCAATCTCACGTGCCAATCCTTCGGGTATTCATCTTCGATTCGTGCACTAGGCCCTTGGTTCAGTTCCAGAATCTCAAGGTCCATCTCAATCCCTCACAGTCTCTGGTCTTGGTGAGCTGGTTTGAAGACCTCGAAGTCTCGCTCAGGGTTCCGACTCCACGGGTTCTGGTCGACCCTGAGTCTCCTGTGAGCTTTCGAGCCTTTGATGATCACATCGAGGTCAAGCTCGTCCTGCTTCTTCCGGTCGATCATCCAATCGTTTCGAATTTCGATTCCGTGTTGAATTTGTCTGAAGGCCGAGAAAATGCGGTCTTCGATGCATTGAAGCCGCTAGAAATGGACTCCG ACCTGAAGAGTCTATCTTCTAGTGGAGGAGTTCACTTTTACTGTAAAAGTTGCTCGTTTGAGTTGACTAAAAGTCCTCTCAG agctcccTTGAAGAGTTTCGCAATGTCTGaaccaccttcttcttcctccaccACACTTTCAATTGAAAATTTCTCTAGCCCATTTTATCTCCATCATGGAGACAGTCCTGGCTCTTTGCTTGTTTCTCAGCCCTTGAATGGTGACAATTACCTTACTTGGAAGCGATTCATGATGCTGGCACTAATGGCTAAGAACAAATTCTGTTTTGTCGATGGTACACTTCCCAAACCATCATCTACAGATCCTACACTACATGCATGGGTGAGATGCAATAACATGGTACTCTCATGGATCCTGAATTCAGTATCAAAGGAGATTGCAAATAGTGTGATTTTTCTCAACACTGCAGCTGATATGTGGGAGGATCTGAAAGAAAGATTCTCGCAAAGCAATGGACTTCGAGTGTTTCAGCTACAAAAGGCGATTTCAACCCTTACACAAGGCAATCATTCAGTAAGTAGCTACTATACTCATCTCAAAGGTCTGTGGGATGAACTTTCCAACATTCGTCCCATTCCAAATTGCTCATGCGGTGGTTTGAAGGTATTCCTTGGTTTTCACCATCAAGAGTACGTTTTCCATTTTCTTATGGGCTTAAACGAGTCTTTCTCACGTATAAGAGGTCAAATCCTCTTGATTGATCCAATGCCTTCCATCAACAAGGTATTTTCATTGGTACTTCAAGAAGAAAGGCAACGAGAGGTTGCTTTCTCGCATTCTCTGCCTACTGATACTGCAGCTTTGATGTCTAAAGCTGATTCAAATCCACAGAATCAATTTTCTAGGCTGGCTTCTTTCCGCAAAGAACATCCCACTTGTACTCACTGTGGGCTTGTTGGACATGTTGTTGACAAATGCTGCAAATTACATGGTTATCCACCTAAGTCTAATAAGGGAAAGATTACCAATCATTCTGCTCATCAAGTTCAAGAATCATCTCAAGAGTCAGCTCAGTTGTCCATTACCCAAGAGCAATGCAAACAATTGCTTGCTTTACTAAAGCTGCAATTGCCTCAAGAGTCATCCTCTGTAAATCCAAGCAG ACATTTTGTGGAAATGCCATCAGTCGATTGGCGAGAGGTGGCTGATAACTGGTTTGGGACTTGCTGTTGTTCGTTTGGAGGTGTAAGTGAGAAGCTGGTGACTGGTTATGCAAAATCATATACATGTGCTGAGGGTATTTGCCAATTAAGTTCCACAACTGTTACTCTTTGCAAGGATGATCTTGTGGAATGGAAATCCTGTGACCAGGTTGGATGCCAGCGGTCTGACTCTGGACCAGATGTCAAAGGCGACAATGGATTTGGTGAAGGTAGTCTAGATTCTAGAAGTCAGTGTGGAGGAGGAATAACCTGTGATGATCCACGCGAGGAAACACAAGCTTCTGATGGGGGAAAATTCATGCATTCTAAGAATGGAGATATTGCTGGAAAGTTCAGGTGCGGAGTTAATGAGGAAGAAACTAATGATGATGCTTCATTTTGTTTGTTGCCAGAATCAGATCTCTCTAAAGATCAGGCATCAGCGCCTGGTTGCTGCAATCATGAGAAAAGTCTTGTTCTAAATCATGTTGATGAAGATCACACTCATCATGTGTCCGAAACTAAGGAGATCAAGGGAAATCAGAAATGTTTGCTCAATGGCtttcttggaaatattttcaTGGTTAGATCCTTCAATCGATCGGTAGATGTTGAGTGGATTGAATATGTTTGCCCTCAATGTTCATCTCTTCTTGGAGCTTACCCTTACGGCAATGGTTATGCACCTGTAGATTCTGGAGTTCGGTTATTTAAATGTTACATTTCCACTTGTACGCCAGTTGGTGGATCGGGGGATTTATTCAG GAAGTATACCTTGGAAAGAATGTTTACAAATCAGCTCCTGGAAAGTGCAAAGGATGAATCATCATATCGGACTGTGGTTAAGGATGTGAAAACCAAATCTCCTTTGCTGCAAATTGTTCTTCTAAATCCAAATTCTTGGTCCTGTGCTGGTTACTGTGTGGAAGCAGAGGGCCACACCGGGCCAGTTTCTAATATGTATCTGCATCCTGTCATCAAGGTGCTTTACTCTGACTGCAGCAACAGTACGGAATCTCAATCAAG GATGGTAGAAGACTGGGAAACGAAGAATTTAGCTGATGAAGTTTTCATGTTGACCGGTCAAATAAAAGAATTGATCAAATCTCTGGTGTCAAGAAAGGATGTACTTCCAGCCTCATATTCTTGCCTCCAAGGTTTATCTTTGTCATCTATGCGGAGGTAA
- the LOC133852070 gene encoding dehydrin Xero 1-like, which produces MAHYQNQYAASGQIDEYGNPIRTDQYGNTISTDEYGNPIRTDEYGKPIRTDEFGNPIHRTAGTAGGFGAGGFDTTTPQGMRHDVTGTGHGQQLHGVSGKLHRSSSNSSSEDDGYGGRRTKKGLTEKIKEKIPGLGHKDNRCNTSATTTYGYDEGRVHDCEKKGVMEKIKERLPGHH; this is translated from the exons ATGGCACATTACCAAAACCAATACGCTGCGTCCGGCCAAATCGACGAATACGGCAACCCAATTCGCACAGATCAATACGGCAATACAATTAGCACAGACGAATATGGCAACCCGATTCGCACAGACGAATATGGCAAACCGATTCGAACGGACGAATTTGGCAACCCGATCCACCGCACAGCTGGCACCGCCGGCGGATTCGGAGCGGGTGGATTCGACACCACCACTCCCCAAGGTATGCGTCATGATGTAACGGGGACCGGCCATGGGCAGCAGCTCCATGGCGTTTCTGGCAAGCTTCATCGCTCAAGTTCTAATAGCTCT TCCGAGGATGATGGGTATGGCGGGAGAAGGACGAAGAAGGGGCTGACGGAGAAGATAAAGGAGAAGATACCTGGGCTTGGACACAAGGATAACCGTTGTAATACAAGTGCAACTACTACATACGGTTACGACGAGGGGCGAGTACACGATTGTGAGAAGAAGGGGGTGATGGAAAAGATCAAAGAGAGGCTTCCTGGACATCACTAG